Proteins encoded within one genomic window of Haladaptatus sp. QDMS2:
- a CDS encoding helix-turn-helix transcriptional regulator: protein MGHSHEILLLIGFRGATHGKELMGDISKLFNAHLSPGTVYPALHELEAAEVLEMHKLVRTKEYTIADDATARAQIERSMAQHLAIGLFLYGSLQHV from the coding sequence GTGGGTCACTCCCACGAGATCCTCTTACTCATCGGTTTTCGCGGCGCGACCCACGGCAAGGAGCTCATGGGAGACATCTCGAAACTGTTCAACGCTCACCTGAGTCCGGGGACCGTGTACCCGGCGCTTCACGAACTCGAAGCGGCGGAGGTCCTGGAGATGCACAAACTCGTCCGAACCAAAGAGTACACCATCGCAGACGATGCGACGGCCCGCGCACAAATCGAACGCTCGATGGCTCAACACCTCGCGATTGGGTTGTTCCTCTACGGGTCACTCCAGCACGTCTAA
- a CDS encoding cation:proton antiporter has product MAMAAVLSSETAIFLLLQIVLLLAVARLLGAFTERIGATRVVGELTTGFVLGPSILGVAAPPAYEALFAVEESASLEVLSLLGLVLLLTLAGIEMEFQLIRRRLRDVVVIGSAGLALPFGLGLGLGLLVPGSLLVSSSPRLVFALFLATALSISAIPVIVRILRDLNVFHQPFGQLTVATAMYTDTLGWVLLSVVVGISRAGSLELGAIGVVLLVLLGFLAVAFTVGQRVVDSVLRQIGTDGKGQLALVVGTAVLGSATTIALGIEPALGAFVAGLLISRSGGVKPAVSDTLERVTVGIFAPLFFGIAGLRADLGALADPTVALFGFVTLAVATVGKLAGVYLGATALGYSRTEALGMGAGLNARGAIEIVIATVGLELGILSVEVYTIILGVAILTSAMTAPLLRMVGPQLTRELA; this is encoded by the coding sequence ATGGCGATGGCCGCAGTGTTGAGTTCCGAGACGGCGATTTTTCTGCTCCTGCAAATCGTGCTACTGTTGGCTGTGGCTCGGCTGCTCGGGGCGTTCACCGAGCGTATCGGCGCAACGCGCGTCGTCGGCGAACTCACGACGGGATTCGTCCTCGGCCCGTCGATACTGGGCGTCGCCGCCCCGCCCGCCTACGAGGCGCTGTTCGCCGTCGAAGAATCTGCCTCGCTCGAAGTGCTGTCGCTGCTTGGCCTCGTGTTGTTGCTCACCCTCGCCGGCATCGAGATGGAGTTTCAGTTGATTCGCCGACGCCTCCGGGACGTAGTCGTCATCGGGTCTGCGGGTCTCGCACTACCCTTTGGCCTCGGGCTGGGCCTCGGATTGCTCGTGCCCGGGAGTCTGCTCGTCAGTTCGTCACCTCGCCTCGTGTTTGCGCTCTTTCTCGCGACGGCGCTCAGCATCTCCGCGATTCCCGTCATCGTGCGCATCCTGCGCGACCTGAACGTCTTTCACCAGCCATTCGGCCAACTCACGGTGGCGACGGCGATGTACACGGACACCCTCGGATGGGTGTTGTTGAGCGTCGTCGTCGGCATCAGTCGGGCCGGGTCGCTCGAACTCGGCGCGATCGGCGTCGTCCTGCTCGTCCTGCTTGGCTTCCTCGCGGTGGCGTTCACCGTCGGGCAACGAGTCGTGGACAGCGTTCTCCGGCAGATCGGCACCGACGGGAAGGGGCAACTCGCGCTGGTCGTCGGGACAGCAGTGCTCGGCAGTGCAACGACGATTGCGCTCGGCATCGAACCCGCACTCGGGGCGTTCGTCGCTGGCCTGCTCATCTCGCGAAGCGGCGGCGTCAAACCCGCCGTCTCGGACACCCTCGAACGCGTGACCGTCGGTATCTTCGCGCCGCTGTTTTTCGGCATCGCGGGCCTCCGCGCTGACCTCGGCGCACTGGCCGACCCAACCGTCGCCCTGTTCGGATTCGTGACACTCGCCGTCGCGACGGTCGGGAAACTGGCCGGCGTCTACCTCGGGGCCACCGCACTCGGGTACTCACGCACCGAGGCACTCGGCATGGGGGCGGGTCTGAACGCTCGCGGCGCCATCGAAATCGTCATCGCCACCGTCGGCCTCGAACTCGGGATTCTCTCGGTCGAGGTTTACACCATCATCCTGGGCGTCGCCATCCTCACTTCCGCGATGACCGCGCCGCTGCTCCGAATGGTCGGCCCGCAACTCACCCGCGAACTGGCCTGA
- a CDS encoding 30S ribosomal protein S6e, translating into MADFQVVVADPDSGETFQREIEGQDANRFLGKDIGDEVDGTAVGLDGYTLEITGGSDNTGRAMRPDVAGPNVKAVLLTGGTGYKPERQGERRRITVRGREISDETRQINAKIIARGDQSIEDLLGEGGDEDAE; encoded by the coding sequence ATGGCAGACTTTCAGGTCGTCGTCGCCGACCCAGACTCCGGCGAGACCTTCCAGCGCGAGATTGAGGGACAGGATGCGAACCGATTCCTCGGTAAGGACATCGGCGACGAAGTGGACGGGACGGCCGTTGGCCTCGACGGCTACACGCTCGAAATCACCGGTGGTTCCGACAACACGGGCCGCGCAATGCGCCCCGACGTCGCCGGGCCGAACGTAAAAGCAGTGCTCCTCACCGGCGGCACTGGCTACAAGCCAGAACGGCAGGGTGAGCGCCGACGCATCACCGTTCGCGGCCGCGAAATCTCCGACGAAACGCGCCAGATTAACGCCAAAATCATCGCCCGCGGGGACCAGTCCATCGAGGACCTCCTCGGCGAAGGCGGCGACGAAGACGCAGAGTAA
- a CDS encoding DUF21 domain-containing protein — translation MVSFSVTLVAIVVLACLIALSAFFSSSETAIFTLPDSWFASQTPGHDSRVDTLADLRGDPHRLLVTLLVGNNVVNVAISSIITVLTIEYLSTGQAVTVATLVGSFVVLVFGEIVPKSYGLGNAAKWALTVAIPISFIERLLYPLVAFFDFITRRLNALLGGDSGIEQHLLNE, via the coding sequence ATGGTTTCGTTCTCGGTCACCCTGGTCGCTATCGTCGTGTTGGCCTGTCTCATCGCGCTGAGTGCGTTCTTCTCGAGCAGCGAAACGGCCATCTTCACACTTCCCGACTCGTGGTTCGCCTCGCAGACGCCCGGGCACGATTCTCGCGTCGATACACTTGCGGACCTTCGCGGGGACCCCCACCGCCTGCTCGTCACGTTGCTCGTCGGCAACAACGTCGTCAACGTCGCCATCTCGAGCATCATCACGGTCCTCACTATCGAGTACCTGTCTACGGGTCAGGCGGTGACCGTCGCCACCCTCGTCGGCAGTTTCGTCGTCCTCGTCTTCGGTGAAATCGTCCCGAAATCCTACGGTCTCGGTAACGCGGCGAAGTGGGCGCTCACCGTCGCCATCCCCATCTCGTTCATCGAACGACTTCTCTACCCGCTGGTCGCCTTCTTCGACTTCATCACGCGACGGCTGAATGCGCTGCTCGGGGGCGATTCCGGCATCGAACAGCACCTGTTGAACGAGTAA
- a CDS encoding nitrite/sulfite reductase, with product MPSKVEGWKDETYGLEIRDHLERFAEEGWEAIPEDEHDAWFERFKWWGLYHQRSGQESYFMMRVGVPMGRLTPEQLRVVGEIAEDYAHGPADNPEWPGAVCDWTTRQSIQLHWIQLQDIPDIFSRLEDVGLSTIQACGDSWRNIVGSPVAGRDADEHIDVWPLVQELNDEFKGNPAYSNLPRKWKVSVTGDTRGAGQGDINDLAFEPATKELDGEEVTGFNVRVGGGLARKEPRLARDIDVFCRPEEMTDVSAGISALFRDHGDRDNRFNARIKFLVDEWGAEKFRSVLQDEYIDYELETAGEDLRHEYDYNSGRNDAPGDYVGVHKQSDGQYFVGLYVLVGRQNAQDVIELADLAEEYGSEMIGITQRQNLIVADIAEEDLDDFLAEPLLEEYSPDPHPFMRGSIACTGTEYCSLSIVETKNRMVRYGRWLRDNVEVPDGVTDFHIHLSGCTASCAQPQIADISLRGMKTRKDGDPVEAFDIGLGGGLGENPQFAEWVEMRVAADEVPGYIKNLLQVYEDQREDGQSFRDFIAAKDEDDLQGLAEPEETDYEDPFMHNTKMTWYPYAEDDGMDASPAPSDD from the coding sequence ATGCCAAGCAAAGTCGAGGGCTGGAAAGACGAGACCTACGGTCTCGAAATCCGTGACCACCTCGAACGATTCGCCGAGGAGGGCTGGGAAGCCATCCCGGAAGACGAACACGACGCCTGGTTCGAGCGCTTCAAGTGGTGGGGCCTCTACCACCAGCGCTCCGGCCAGGAGAGCTACTTCATGATGCGCGTCGGCGTCCCGATGGGCCGCCTGACGCCAGAACAACTGCGCGTCGTCGGTGAAATCGCCGAAGACTACGCCCACGGCCCCGCCGACAATCCCGAGTGGCCCGGCGCGGTCTGTGACTGGACGACCCGCCAGTCCATCCAGCTCCACTGGATTCAACTGCAGGACATCCCGGACATCTTCTCCCGACTCGAGGACGTCGGTCTCTCTACCATTCAGGCCTGCGGTGACTCGTGGCGCAACATCGTCGGCAGTCCCGTCGCCGGCCGCGACGCGGACGAGCACATCGACGTCTGGCCGCTCGTCCAGGAACTGAACGACGAGTTCAAGGGCAACCCGGCGTACTCGAACCTCCCGCGCAAGTGGAAGGTGTCGGTGACCGGCGACACCCGTGGCGCAGGGCAGGGCGACATCAACGACCTCGCCTTCGAACCCGCGACGAAGGAACTCGATGGAGAGGAAGTCACCGGCTTCAACGTCCGCGTCGGCGGCGGCCTCGCCCGCAAGGAACCGCGTCTCGCCCGCGACATCGACGTGTTCTGCCGCCCAGAGGAGATGACTGACGTGTCCGCCGGCATCTCCGCACTGTTCCGCGACCACGGCGACCGCGACAACCGGTTCAACGCCCGCATCAAGTTCCTCGTCGACGAGTGGGGCGCAGAGAAGTTCCGCAGCGTCCTGCAAGACGAGTACATCGACTACGAACTCGAAACCGCAGGCGAGGACCTGCGCCACGAGTACGACTACAACTCCGGGCGCAACGACGCGCCGGGCGACTACGTTGGCGTCCACAAGCAGAGCGATGGCCAGTACTTCGTCGGCCTGTACGTCCTCGTCGGCCGACAGAACGCCCAGGACGTCATCGAACTCGCCGACCTCGCCGAGGAGTACGGCTCCGAGATGATTGGCATCACCCAGCGCCAGAATCTCATCGTCGCCGACATCGCGGAGGAGGACTTAGACGACTTCCTCGCAGAGCCGCTTCTGGAAGAGTACTCGCCGGACCCTCACCCGTTCATGCGAGGTTCCATCGCCTGTACCGGCACGGAGTACTGCTCGCTCTCGATCGTCGAGACGAAAAACCGGATGGTGCGCTACGGCCGCTGGCTCCGCGACAACGTCGAGGTTCCAGACGGTGTCACCGACTTCCACATCCACCTCTCGGGCTGTACGGCCTCCTGCGCCCAGCCCCAGATTGCGGACATCAGCCTCCGGGGCATGAAGACGCGCAAGGACGGCGACCCCGTCGAAGCCTTCGACATCGGTCTCGGCGGCGGCCTCGGCGAGAACCCGCAGTTCGCAGAGTGGGTCGAGATGCGCGTCGCCGCGGACGAGGTGCCCGGCTACATCAAGAACCTCCTGCAGGTGTACGAAGACCAGCGCGAAGACGGACAGAGCTTCCGCGACTTCATCGCGGCGAAAGACGAAGACGACCTGCAAGGCCTCGCCGAACCCGAGGAGACGGACTACGAGGACCCGTTCATGCACAACACGAAGATGACGTGGTACCCCTACGCGGAAGACGACGGCATGGACGCCTCGCCCGCGCCATCTGACGACTGA
- a CDS encoding DUF6360 family protein, with product MPDRIMTVNAYTTLDLLDAQAEGHGFTEEAFATLNVTAPRKNPDHVSLQVELDPTELDTLAPHADSVRLTAEEARTLAAELEKYAEKVDEA from the coding sequence ATGCCCGACCGCATCATGACGGTCAACGCGTACACCACGCTCGACCTCCTGGACGCGCAAGCGGAGGGCCACGGGTTCACCGAGGAGGCGTTCGCCACGCTCAACGTCACGGCTCCGCGAAAGAATCCGGACCACGTCTCACTGCAGGTGGAACTCGACCCGACGGAACTCGACACCCTCGCGCCGCACGCAGATTCGGTGCGACTGACGGCCGAAGAGGCGCGAACACTGGCGGCGGAACTCGAGAAGTACGCGGAGAAGGTAGACGAAGCGTAG
- a CDS encoding MBL fold metallo-hydrolase, with protein sequence MKLRFLGGAREVGRSAILVNDRLLLDYGMAPGDPPAYPVGDVSPEAVVVSHGHLDHVGALPTLLSGDERPPIHWTPPTRELALTLARDTLKLHGGTYDCPFTEVEVSRMTQVSAEHGYGDSFEAAGHEITFFNAGHIPGSAHVLVDDGETRLLYTGDFHTDDTRLLSGTTDRPEADVVICESTYSDVDHDPREQVERRFVESVQTTVREGGTVVVPAFAIGRTQEMLHVCAAHGVDCYVDGMGKYITQMLRNYPDYVRDETALQRAKSNARFVTGKNGQRKRIAAQNTVIVTTSGMLTGGPAMTYVPEIRTHPVNKITFTGYQVEGTPGRELLERGRAELNGHVRPVSAQVEAYDFSAHADSDGLREFLAAYGGTPILLNHGDRCEAFAAELQAAGHDAHAPVLDETVEI encoded by the coding sequence ATGAAGCTACGCTTTCTTGGCGGGGCACGCGAAGTTGGCCGGAGTGCCATCCTCGTGAACGACCGCCTCCTTTTGGACTACGGGATGGCCCCCGGCGACCCGCCAGCCTACCCCGTCGGTGACGTGTCGCCCGAGGCCGTCGTCGTCTCGCACGGTCACTTAGACCACGTCGGAGCGCTGCCGACGCTGCTATCTGGGGACGAGCGCCCGCCGATTCACTGGACGCCACCCACCCGCGAACTCGCGCTGACGCTCGCCAGGGACACGCTGAAACTCCACGGGGGCACCTACGACTGCCCGTTCACCGAAGTCGAAGTCAGTCGGATGACGCAGGTGTCAGCAGAACACGGGTACGGCGACTCCTTCGAGGCTGCCGGCCACGAAATCACCTTCTTCAACGCCGGACACATTCCCGGCAGCGCCCACGTTCTCGTCGACGACGGCGAGACGCGCCTGCTCTACACGGGCGACTTTCACACCGACGACACCCGCCTACTCTCGGGGACGACGGACCGCCCCGAGGCGGACGTGGTCATCTGCGAATCGACGTACTCGGACGTAGACCACGACCCCCGCGAGCAAGTCGAACGACGATTCGTCGAGAGCGTCCAGACGACGGTCAGGGAGGGTGGCACGGTCGTCGTCCCCGCCTTCGCTATCGGCAGAACGCAGGAGATGCTCCACGTCTGCGCCGCCCACGGCGTCGATTGCTACGTCGATGGGATGGGCAAGTACATCACCCAGATGCTCCGCAACTACCCCGACTACGTGCGCGACGAGACGGCCCTCCAGCGGGCGAAATCGAACGCCCGATTCGTGACCGGGAAGAACGGCCAGCGGAAACGTATCGCCGCCCAAAACACCGTCATCGTGACGACGAGCGGGATGCTCACCGGCGGTCCAGCGATGACCTACGTACCGGAAATCCGCACCCATCCGGTGAACAAAATCACCTTCACTGGCTATCAGGTCGAAGGCACGCCCGGCCGCGAACTACTGGAACGGGGTCGTGCAGAATTGAACGGCCACGTCCGCCCGGTGAGCGCACAGGTAGAGGCCTACGACTTTTCCGCGCACGCAGACAGCGACGGTCTCCGCGAGTTCCTCGCCGCCTACGGGGGGACGCCGATTTTGCTCAACCATGGCGACCGCTGTGAAGCGTTCGCAGCAGAGTTGCAGGCCGCGGGCCACGACGCACACGCGCCCGTCCTCGACGAGACGGTCGAAATCTGA
- a CDS encoding aldo/keto reductase — translation MVQNQRDTFDIGGDLTVNRLGFGAMRITGDGIIGEPDDVESAKDVLQRAVELGVNFIDTADSYGPGTSERLIREALAPYPEDLVIATKGGLLRNRDTQWKAHGDPDYLRNAHLASLDRLGVDSIDLYQLHRPDPDVDFEDSVTALAELKDDGVVEHVGLSNVSVEQLETARDIVDIATVQNKYSIKQRESADVLQVCEEEGIGFIPWFPLGAGDLGETGEVLDDIASSYSATRYQIALAWLLQHSPVMLPIPGTSSVTHLEENVAASEISLSDDEIARLDG, via the coding sequence ATGGTCCAGAATCAGCGCGACACGTTCGACATCGGCGGCGACCTCACCGTCAATCGCCTCGGCTTCGGCGCGATGCGCATCACCGGTGACGGCATCATCGGCGAACCCGACGACGTAGAGAGCGCAAAAGACGTCCTCCAGCGAGCGGTCGAACTCGGCGTCAACTTCATCGACACCGCAGACTCCTACGGGCCGGGAACGAGCGAACGACTCATCCGCGAGGCACTCGCCCCCTACCCCGAGGACCTCGTCATCGCGACGAAAGGCGGCCTGCTCCGCAACCGAGACACCCAGTGGAAGGCACACGGCGACCCTGACTACCTCCGAAACGCCCATCTCGCCAGTCTCGACCGCCTCGGCGTAGACAGCATCGACCTCTACCAGCTCCACCGCCCCGACCCGGACGTGGACTTCGAAGACTCGGTGACAGCACTCGCAGAACTCAAAGACGACGGCGTCGTCGAACACGTCGGCCTCAGCAACGTGAGCGTCGAACAGTTGGAGACCGCCCGCGACATCGTGGACATCGCCACCGTCCAGAACAAGTACTCCATCAAGCAACGCGAGTCAGCAGACGTCCTTCAGGTGTGCGAGGAGGAGGGAATCGGCTTCATCCCGTGGTTCCCACTCGGCGCGGGCGACCTCGGCGAGACGGGCGAGGTTTTAGACGACATCGCGAGTAGCTACAGCGCGACCCGTTACCAGATTGCCCTCGCGTGGTTGCTCCAGCACTCGCCAGTCATGCTCCCGATACCGGGCACCTCCAGCGTGACGCACCTCGAAGAAAACGTCGCAGCCTCGGAGATTTCGCTCTCGGACGACGAAATCGCACGTCTCGACGGGTAA